A single region of the Arthrobacter sp. zg-Y20 genome encodes:
- a CDS encoding pyridoxal phosphate-dependent aminotransferase, whose translation MSSTGRISERIASIAESATLAVDAKAKALAAAGRPVIGFGAGEPDFPTPDYIVDAAVEAARQPRFHRYSPAGGLPELKKAIAEKTLRDSGYAVDPAQVLVTNGGKQAVYESFATLLNPGDEVLVPTPYWTTYPEAIRLAGGIPVEVFAGPEQGYLVTVDQLEAARTDATKVLLFVSPSNPTGAVYPPEEVAAIGRWAAANGLWVITDEIYEHLTYDGVPFTSIATAAPELGDKVVVLNGVAKTYAMTGWRVGWMIAAPDVIKAATNLQSHLSSNVSNVSQMAALAAVSGPLAAVDEMKQAFDRRRRAMVSALNSIDGVECPMPEGAFYAYADVRGLLGREFPGKDGAVRPQTSAELAALILDTVEVAVVPGEAFGPSGYLRLSYALGDEDLATGMARLQEFLGRAAG comes from the coding sequence ATGTCTTCCACCGGCCGTATTTCAGAGCGCATCGCCTCCATTGCCGAGTCCGCAACACTCGCAGTGGACGCCAAGGCCAAGGCACTGGCGGCCGCCGGCCGCCCGGTTATCGGTTTCGGTGCCGGCGAACCGGACTTCCCCACCCCGGACTACATTGTCGACGCCGCCGTGGAAGCAGCCCGCCAGCCCCGGTTCCACCGCTACTCCCCCGCCGGCGGCCTCCCCGAGCTGAAGAAGGCCATTGCCGAGAAAACCCTGCGTGACTCCGGCTATGCCGTGGATCCGGCCCAGGTCCTGGTGACCAACGGCGGCAAGCAGGCCGTTTACGAGTCCTTCGCCACGCTGCTGAACCCCGGTGACGAAGTGCTGGTGCCCACGCCCTACTGGACCACCTATCCCGAAGCCATCCGGCTGGCCGGCGGCATCCCGGTAGAGGTTTTCGCAGGTCCTGAGCAGGGCTACCTGGTCACCGTCGACCAGCTCGAAGCAGCCCGCACCGACGCCACGAAGGTGCTGCTGTTCGTTTCCCCGTCCAACCCCACCGGTGCGGTCTACCCGCCGGAGGAGGTTGCCGCCATTGGCCGCTGGGCAGCTGCGAACGGCCTGTGGGTCATCACGGATGAAATCTACGAACACCTGACGTACGACGGCGTTCCCTTCACCTCCATCGCCACTGCCGCCCCGGAACTGGGCGACAAGGTGGTTGTGCTCAACGGCGTGGCCAAGACCTACGCCATGACGGGCTGGCGCGTGGGCTGGATGATCGCCGCGCCGGACGTCATCAAGGCTGCGACCAATTTGCAGTCCCATCTGTCCTCCAACGTCTCCAACGTGTCGCAGATGGCCGCCCTGGCCGCCGTTTCCGGCCCGCTGGCTGCGGTGGATGAGATGAAGCAGGCCTTCGACCGGCGCCGCCGCGCCATGGTTTCCGCGCTGAACTCGATCGACGGGGTGGAATGCCCCATGCCGGAAGGCGCCTTCTACGCCTACGCGGACGTCCGCGGACTGCTGGGCCGTGAATTCCCGGGCAAGGACGGCGCCGTGCGCCCCCAGACCTCGGCCGAGCTGGCCGCCCTCATCCTGGACACCGTGGAGGTGGCCGTAGTTCCCGGCGAGGCCTTTGGTCCTTCCGGCTACCTGCGGCTCTCTTATGCCCTGGGCGACGAGGACCTGGCCACCGGCATGGCACGGCTGCAGGAGTTCCTGGGCCGGGCAGCCGGCTAG
- a CDS encoding 6-phosphofructokinase gives MKIGILTSGGDCPGLNAVIRGAVLKGIKEYDGIEFVGFRDGWRGVVDGDIMDLPRASVRGISKQGGTILGTSRTNPFEGPNGGPVKIKATMDRLGIDAIIAIGGEGTLAAAQRLTDAGLQIVGVPKTVDNDLDATDYTFGFDTAVQIATEACDRLRTTGESHHRCMVAEVMGRHVGWIALHSGMAAGAHAILIPEHPVSLDQISQWVNEAHERGRAPLVVVAEGFVTTDMESPHSERGLDSFGRPRLGGIGELLAPEIEARTGIETRATVLGHIQRGGVPTAYDRVLATRLGMAAVDSVVQGLWGTMVSLHGTDIVHVGFEKALGNLKTVPEHRYDEAAILFG, from the coding sequence ATGAAGATCGGTATTCTCACCAGCGGCGGCGACTGCCCCGGGCTGAACGCGGTGATCCGCGGCGCCGTGCTGAAGGGCATCAAGGAATACGATGGCATCGAGTTTGTCGGATTCCGTGACGGCTGGCGCGGCGTGGTGGACGGCGACATCATGGATCTGCCGCGCGCCAGCGTCCGCGGCATTTCCAAGCAGGGCGGAACCATCCTCGGCACTTCCCGCACCAACCCCTTCGAAGGACCCAACGGCGGCCCGGTGAAGATCAAGGCCACGATGGACCGGCTGGGGATTGACGCCATCATCGCGATCGGCGGCGAGGGAACCCTCGCCGCCGCGCAGCGCCTGACCGACGCCGGGCTGCAGATTGTGGGCGTGCCGAAGACCGTGGACAACGACCTCGACGCCACGGATTACACGTTCGGTTTCGACACCGCGGTCCAGATCGCCACGGAAGCCTGCGACCGGCTGCGCACCACCGGCGAGTCCCACCACCGCTGCATGGTGGCCGAGGTAATGGGCCGGCACGTCGGCTGGATTGCGCTGCACTCCGGCATGGCCGCCGGTGCCCACGCCATCCTGATCCCTGAGCACCCGGTGAGCCTGGACCAGATCTCCCAGTGGGTCAACGAGGCCCACGAGCGCGGCCGGGCCCCGCTGGTGGTAGTTGCCGAAGGCTTCGTCACCACGGACATGGAGTCCCCGCACTCCGAACGCGGGCTGGACAGCTTTGGCCGGCCGCGGCTGGGCGGCATCGGTGAACTGCTCGCCCCGGAGATCGAGGCACGGACCGGGATCGAAACCCGGGCGACGGTGCTGGGCCATATCCAGCGCGGCGGCGTGCCGACGGCGTACGACAGGGTCCTCGCCACGCGTCTGGGCATGGCTGCAGTGGACTCGGTGGTGCAGGGCCTGTGGGGCACCATGGTGTCGCTGCACGGCACGGACATTGTCCACGTCGGTTTCGAGAAGGCCCTCGGGAACCTCAAGACCGTCCCGGAGCACCGTTACGACGAAGCGGCCATCCTTTTCGGCTAG
- a CDS encoding FABP family protein — MPMEIPTDLTPELVPLSWLIGTWEGSGRLGEGEADSEHFAQKVTFTQNGLPYLQYTAESWLTDEQGTRLRPLAVETGFWSLDRPLNDADGGPGLVPADIVPALRSADEVEELRNENGGFDITATIVHPGGIAELYYGQIKGPQIQLATDLVMRGVNSKEYTAATRIFGLVNGDLYWRWDVASEGENLKAHASAILNKSS; from the coding sequence ATGCCAATGGAGATCCCCACCGACCTGACGCCGGAACTGGTTCCCCTCTCCTGGCTGATCGGCACCTGGGAAGGGTCCGGGAGGCTTGGCGAAGGCGAAGCCGATTCGGAGCACTTCGCCCAAAAGGTAACGTTCACCCAGAACGGCCTGCCCTACCTGCAGTACACGGCGGAAAGCTGGCTCACCGACGAGCAGGGCACCCGGCTGCGTCCGCTGGCGGTGGAGACCGGCTTCTGGTCCCTTGACCGTCCGCTGAACGACGCCGACGGCGGCCCCGGGCTGGTGCCCGCAGACATTGTTCCGGCCCTGCGCAGCGCCGACGAGGTCGAAGAGCTGCGCAACGAAAACGGCGGCTTCGACATCACCGCCACCATTGTGCATCCCGGCGGCATTGCCGAGCTGTACTACGGGCAGATCAAGGGGCCGCAGATCCAGCTGGCCACCGACCTGGTCATGCGTGGCGTGAATTCCAAGGAATACACGGCCGCCACCCGCATCTTCGGCCTGGTCAATGGAGACCTGTACTGGCGCTGGGATGTCGCCTCGGAGGGTGAAAACCTCAAAGCCCATGCCTCCGCCATCCTCAACAAGAGCTCCTGA
- a CDS encoding PspC domain-containing protein produces the protein MNPFPSSAADEPASASEQQPSGAGSASAGTSAAGHRPDGIHSGFFQWLRSLGVQRGPDRWFGGVASGLAAKTGLDPVLIRGLFVVLGVFGIGFLAYGLAWALLPEPDGRIHVEEALRGSWTSGMTGALVFTIVGMGGPGASVLGGDSWFGAVVWTLFWIGSGIAAIYWFSGPKGRAYFQGHMPHGTSAPAGGPEAADAGTTAAGTSGTAPVSLAKTGSPETPAPAGTAGFGDSHGAPAGCTAKAAKVPGAGGPFLAALFGAALLAGGAVLGLDYAGILPLGSPVSVALAAAAGVFGLGVVLLGLLGRQSGGAGTAAVVALAAALLAQGNLANANLVVASNADWTPQDSAQAVGGYTSVAANGTVDLRGTDLSGDTDIPVSVAAGNLNFLVPIDSPVTVRFGMAAGNIEVNDGGDHHEYSGLWQSTTERTFNQDAGGDPITIDVRGLAGNVLVTTEESDL, from the coding sequence ATGAACCCTTTCCCATCCTCTGCCGCCGATGAGCCGGCCTCCGCTTCGGAACAGCAGCCCTCCGGGGCCGGTTCCGCCTCCGCTGGAACCTCCGCTGCAGGCCACCGGCCGGACGGCATACACAGCGGCTTCTTTCAGTGGCTCCGGTCCCTTGGCGTGCAGCGCGGTCCGGACCGCTGGTTCGGCGGCGTAGCTTCCGGCCTCGCGGCGAAGACCGGACTGGATCCGGTGCTGATACGCGGATTGTTTGTGGTCCTGGGTGTCTTCGGGATCGGGTTCCTGGCCTATGGCCTGGCCTGGGCGCTGCTTCCGGAACCGGACGGCAGGATCCACGTGGAAGAAGCCCTCCGCGGCAGCTGGACCTCCGGAATGACCGGCGCGCTCGTGTTTACCATCGTGGGGATGGGCGGCCCCGGTGCTTCGGTCCTCGGCGGCGACTCGTGGTTCGGTGCCGTTGTGTGGACGCTGTTCTGGATCGGCTCCGGCATTGCAGCAATCTACTGGTTCTCCGGGCCCAAGGGCCGCGCATATTTCCAGGGCCATATGCCGCACGGCACATCCGCCCCTGCCGGCGGCCCGGAAGCGGCGGATGCCGGCACTACCGCCGCCGGCACTTCCGGTACCGCCCCGGTGTCGCTGGCCAAAACCGGCAGCCCCGAAACCCCGGCCCCCGCAGGCACGGCGGGCTTCGGAGACAGCCACGGCGCTCCTGCCGGCTGCACCGCCAAGGCCGCCAAGGTTCCCGGCGCCGGCGGACCCTTCCTGGCGGCCCTCTTCGGGGCAGCGCTGCTTGCCGGCGGCGCAGTCCTCGGCTTGGACTATGCCGGCATCCTTCCCCTTGGCTCCCCGGTTTCCGTGGCCCTGGCTGCGGCGGCGGGGGTTTTTGGACTCGGTGTGGTCCTGCTGGGATTGTTGGGCCGGCAGTCCGGCGGCGCCGGCACGGCGGCGGTGGTGGCCCTTGCGGCGGCCCTGCTGGCCCAGGGAAACCTGGCCAACGCCAACCTCGTCGTCGCCAGCAATGCCGACTGGACACCGCAGGACTCGGCCCAGGCCGTCGGCGGCTACACCTCCGTCGCCGCCAACGGGACTGTGGACCTGCGCGGTACCGACCTTTCCGGGGACACCGATATTCCGGTCAGCGTGGCTGCCGGAAACCTGAACTTCCTGGTTCCCATTGATTCGCCGGTGACCGTCCGGTTTGGCATGGCGGCGGGCAACATCGAAGTCAATGACGGCGGTGACCACCACGAATACAGCGGCTTGTGGCAGTCCACCACCGAACGCACGTTCAACCAAGACGCCGGCGGGGACCCCATCACCATTGATGTCCGGGGCCTGGCAGGCAATGTACTTGTGACAACTGAAGAAAGCGATCTTTAG
- a CDS encoding response regulator transcription factor, whose translation MTLQPHLPIDVVVVDDHAIFRSGLRADLDARINVVAEADSVESAIEVITARRPAVVLLDVHLPGGSGGGGAEVLAGCAGLLGATRFLALSVSDAAEDVVTVIRAGARGYVTKTISGPEISDAVLRVAGGDAVFSPRLAGFVLDAFGTASVASVDDELDRLSARELEVMRLIARGYSYKEVARELFISVKTVETHVSSVLRKLQLSSRHELTRWAADRRLL comes from the coding sequence ATGACGCTCCAACCGCACCTGCCGATCGACGTCGTCGTTGTTGACGACCACGCCATTTTCCGTTCCGGCCTCCGGGCCGACCTCGATGCACGGATCAACGTGGTGGCCGAAGCCGACAGCGTGGAATCGGCCATCGAGGTGATCACTGCACGGCGGCCGGCGGTTGTCCTGCTGGATGTCCACCTGCCCGGCGGCAGCGGGGGAGGCGGAGCCGAGGTCCTGGCCGGTTGTGCCGGGCTGTTGGGGGCCACCCGGTTCCTGGCGCTGAGCGTGTCCGACGCCGCGGAGGACGTGGTCACGGTGATCAGGGCCGGTGCACGCGGATACGTCACCAAGACCATTTCCGGTCCGGAGATTTCCGACGCCGTCCTGCGGGTTGCCGGCGGCGACGCCGTGTTCTCGCCCCGCCTGGCCGGGTTTGTACTGGATGCCTTCGGCACCGCGAGCGTGGCCTCGGTGGACGACGAACTGGACCGCCTCTCGGCGCGGGAGCTGGAAGTCATGCGCCTGATCGCCCGCGGCTACAGCTACAAGGAGGTAGCCCGCGAACTGTTCATTTCCGTGAAGACCGTGGAAACCCATGTCTCCTCCGTGCTGCGCAAGCTCCAGCTGTCCTCCCGGCATGAACTCACCCGCTGGGCGGCGGACCGCCGGCTGCTCTAG
- a CDS encoding ankyrin repeat domain-containing protein, producing the protein MTTPEPRPEIDDDIIELAGMVFDAARAGDAEGIRRYLDAGVPVNLTNSAGDNLVMLASYHGHAAVTALLVERGADVNARNDRGQTPLAGAAFKGYAEVFRLLLDAGADPDGGSPTARDTAAFFKRQEMLELLG; encoded by the coding sequence ATGACTACCCCGGAACCCCGCCCGGAAATTGACGACGACATCATTGAGCTGGCCGGTATGGTCTTTGATGCTGCCCGGGCCGGTGACGCCGAAGGGATCCGCCGTTACCTCGATGCCGGGGTGCCGGTGAACCTCACGAACAGTGCCGGTGACAACCTGGTCATGCTGGCCTCCTACCACGGCCACGCTGCAGTAACAGCGCTGCTGGTGGAACGCGGAGCAGACGTAAACGCCCGCAATGACCGGGGCCAGACCCCGCTCGCCGGGGCCGCGTTCAAGGGCTACGCAGAGGTATTCCGCCTCCTGCTGGACGCCGGAGCAGATCCCGACGGCGGTTCACCCACCGCCCGTGACACGGCGGCGTTCTTTAAGCGCCAGGAGATGCTGGAACTGCTGGGCTGA
- a CDS encoding ATP-binding protein, which produces MREPLVRPRDRMIAGVCAGLAAHLGWPVKLTRALMAVFCLAGGGFLLYGWLWIMVPTREELDKKEQVQANPRSIADNYARLLRDGGGWAGPTGTLGKAGQREVAAGLALLLVAAAFIAQRLGADLNWGLFVPLGAIAGGAVLAWSQLDERRRAGLVNSAGADRTSGLIRLAAGLLLVVAGVLVMVSGAVSWDVLVAGLLASAAVLAGVALVFTPWAVKHWRDLEAERAGRIRQTERAEIAAHLHDSVLQTLALIQKRAGSEQDVVRLARAQERELRQWLYTDRARAEDHLVQSLRRIAAEIEDAYGHPIELVAVSDARLDERTEALAQAARAALLNAAQHAGGTVSVYVECRPEQLEVFVRDRGPGFDPAAVPPDRIGVRGSIIGRMERAGGSAGIRSSAGGTEVRLVLPLDGNPEHGSAPAGSTPVDGVAAAAATNAPAAGHKPAPAAGHKPAPAAHGASAAPARPVSRFSPASPLDSFPNQPSRQEAQRK; this is translated from the coding sequence ATGAGAGAACCTCTGGTGCGACCCCGCGACCGGATGATTGCCGGCGTCTGCGCCGGACTGGCAGCACACCTGGGCTGGCCGGTGAAGCTGACCCGTGCCCTCATGGCGGTGTTCTGCCTGGCCGGCGGCGGCTTCCTCTTGTACGGCTGGCTGTGGATCATGGTTCCCACCCGGGAAGAACTGGACAAGAAGGAACAGGTCCAGGCCAACCCGCGCAGTATTGCGGACAACTATGCCCGGCTCCTGCGCGACGGCGGCGGCTGGGCGGGGCCGACTGGAACCCTGGGCAAAGCCGGGCAGCGCGAAGTTGCTGCCGGGCTTGCCCTGCTGCTCGTCGCCGCTGCCTTCATCGCCCAGCGGTTGGGCGCCGACCTCAACTGGGGACTGTTCGTGCCGCTCGGCGCCATTGCAGGCGGTGCGGTGCTGGCCTGGAGCCAGCTGGATGAAAGGCGCCGCGCCGGGCTCGTGAACAGTGCCGGCGCAGACCGGACTTCCGGGCTGATCCGGTTGGCCGCAGGGCTGCTGCTGGTGGTGGCGGGAGTGCTGGTGATGGTTTCCGGAGCGGTGAGCTGGGACGTGCTGGTTGCCGGACTGCTCGCTTCCGCAGCGGTCCTGGCAGGTGTGGCACTGGTATTCACCCCGTGGGCCGTCAAGCACTGGCGGGACCTGGAAGCCGAACGTGCGGGCCGGATCCGGCAGACGGAACGCGCCGAAATTGCCGCCCATCTGCATGACTCGGTCCTGCAGACCCTGGCCCTGATCCAGAAGCGTGCCGGCTCCGAGCAGGACGTGGTCCGGCTTGCCCGCGCCCAGGAGCGGGAACTGAGGCAATGGCTCTACACCGACCGGGCCCGTGCCGAGGACCATCTGGTCCAGAGCCTGCGCCGCATTGCCGCTGAAATCGAGGATGCCTACGGCCACCCCATAGAGTTGGTGGCCGTCTCCGATGCCCGGTTGGACGAGCGCACCGAAGCGCTGGCGCAGGCCGCCCGCGCGGCGCTGCTTAACGCGGCGCAGCATGCAGGCGGCACCGTTTCCGTCTACGTCGAATGCCGGCCGGAGCAGCTTGAAGTCTTTGTCCGGGACCGCGGTCCCGGGTTTGATCCGGCAGCGGTTCCACCGGACCGGATTGGCGTGCGCGGTTCCATCATCGGCAGGATGGAGCGGGCCGGCGGCAGCGCGGGGATCCGCAGCAGCGCCGGCGGGACCGAAGTCCGGCTGGTACTTCCGCTGGACGGGAACCCGGAGCACGGTTCGGCTCCTGCCGGCAGCACTCCGGTCGACGGGGTCGCGGCGGCGGCCGCCACGAACGCTCCCGCTGCCGGTCACAAACCCGCTCCCGCTGCCGGTCACAAACCCGCTCCCGCTGCTCACGGTGCCTCGGCCGCACCCGCTCGGCCGGTGAGCCGGTTCAGCCCGGCCAGCCCGCTCGATTCCTTCCCCAACCAACCGTCCCGCCAGGAAGCACAACGTAAATGA
- a CDS encoding glycine cleavage T C-terminal barrel domain-containing protein, which translates to MTYSSPLLSRHGAVAAGGLDAGTASHYGDPLREQRALARGTAVVDLSYRGVVTVSGPDRLSWLNTLSSQQVGTLQPGVSSELLLLSVQGRIDYDARIIDDGETAWLLVEAAEAAGLTEWLERMKFMLRVEVTNATDQWAVAGTTAEVPEWEQYLRWSDPWPHIGSGGFAYTAVPEDAHPGLERPWHEYLIPRDSFAEAIDASGRTLAGSMASEALRIAAWRPRLGAETDDKTLPHELDLIRTAVHLAKGCYKGQETVARVHNLGHPPRRLVFLQLDGSQHTMPAAGSPVMLGERKVGTLTSVGAHYEMGPVALAVVKRSVDPAAQLVVDDDGELYAAAQEPIVAPDAGAVVGRATGFLKAPRV; encoded by the coding sequence ATGACGTATTCCAGCCCCCTGCTTTCCCGCCACGGTGCCGTAGCGGCCGGCGGCCTCGATGCCGGCACCGCCTCCCACTACGGTGATCCGCTGCGCGAACAGCGCGCCCTGGCACGCGGCACCGCCGTCGTCGACCTCTCCTACCGCGGCGTGGTCACCGTCAGCGGGCCGGACCGGCTGAGCTGGCTGAATACCCTGTCCTCCCAGCAGGTGGGCACCCTGCAGCCCGGCGTGAGCTCGGAACTGCTGCTGCTCAGCGTCCAGGGCCGGATCGACTACGACGCCCGGATCATCGACGACGGTGAAACCGCGTGGCTGCTCGTGGAAGCAGCCGAAGCGGCCGGGCTGACCGAATGGCTGGAGCGGATGAAGTTCATGCTCCGGGTAGAGGTCACCAACGCCACGGACCAGTGGGCGGTTGCCGGCACCACGGCCGAGGTTCCGGAATGGGAGCAGTACCTGCGCTGGAGCGATCCGTGGCCGCACATCGGCAGCGGCGGCTTCGCGTACACCGCCGTCCCGGAGGATGCCCACCCGGGGCTGGAACGGCCCTGGCATGAGTACCTGATTCCGAGGGACTCCTTCGCGGAGGCCATTGACGCCTCGGGCCGCACCCTGGCCGGTTCCATGGCGTCCGAAGCCCTGCGCATTGCCGCCTGGCGTCCCCGTTTGGGCGCAGAAACCGACGATAAAACCCTCCCGCACGAGCTGGACCTGATCCGCACTGCCGTGCACCTGGCCAAGGGCTGTTACAAGGGCCAGGAAACCGTCGCCCGGGTGCACAACCTGGGCCACCCGCCGCGGCGCCTGGTGTTCCTGCAGCTGGACGGCTCGCAGCACACCATGCCGGCAGCCGGCAGTCCGGTGATGCTCGGCGAGCGGAAAGTCGGAACACTGACCTCCGTGGGCGCCCACTATGAAATGGGCCCCGTCGCCCTGGCAGTGGTGAAGCGGTCGGTCGATCCCGCCGCCCAGCTGGTGGTGGACGACGACGGCGAACTTTACGCCGCCGCGCAGGAACCCATCGTGGCCCCCGACGCCGGAGCGGTTGTCGGACGCGCCACGGGCTTCCTGAAAGCACCGCGGGTCTAG
- a CDS encoding GNAT family N-acetyltransferase gives MNLDSGTIAIIQLAWSRHLGLEDNALAETDSGERIYSVSERAQTLCFLRLFGTEVFSGPEWAADRARSKSALELTRNSGLVQMSMEHGGRTLGAEQLFFADSFPTVAPLEELAVANDPDLALALERLCPPDDVAEAGLAGKEDLFILVDDSLDEPRPVAGAGYSITDGILADMSVLTAPPYRLQGLGSYISSVALEDAMAGGLIPQWRAPLDNVGAARTAVGSGFIPAGVKTSVALSA, from the coding sequence ATGAACCTGGATTCAGGAACCATAGCGATTATCCAGCTTGCCTGGTCCCGGCACCTGGGGCTGGAGGACAACGCGCTGGCTGAGACGGACAGCGGTGAACGCATCTACAGCGTCAGCGAACGCGCCCAAACCCTGTGTTTCCTTCGTCTGTTCGGCACCGAAGTCTTCAGCGGACCGGAGTGGGCCGCTGATCGTGCGCGCAGCAAGAGCGCCCTTGAACTCACCCGCAATTCGGGCCTGGTGCAGATGTCCATGGAGCACGGCGGGCGGACCCTGGGCGCCGAACAGCTCTTTTTTGCCGATTCCTTCCCCACCGTGGCTCCGCTGGAGGAACTGGCCGTTGCCAATGACCCCGACCTCGCGCTGGCACTGGAACGCCTGTGCCCGCCGGACGACGTCGCCGAAGCAGGATTGGCGGGCAAAGAGGACCTCTTTATCCTCGTGGACGACTCCCTTGACGAACCGCGCCCGGTGGCTGGCGCCGGCTACAGCATTACCGATGGAATCCTGGCGGACATGAGTGTCCTGACGGCGCCGCCGTACCGGCTGCAGGGGCTGGGCAGCTACATCAGCTCGGTTGCCCTGGAGGATGCCATGGCCGGCGGCCTGATCCCGCAGTGGCGGGCACCGCTGGACAACGTGGGTGCCGCGCGGACAGCGGTGGGCTCCGGCTTTATCCCGGCCGGCGTCAAGACATCCGTAGCCCTCTCGGCCTAG
- a CDS encoding PspC domain-containing protein — protein MDKFFQLLRSSPIKRRKGWAGGVCAGIAATFGWDVSLVRIGVLLSFLLPFIGLGTYLVAWLLLPKADGTILLQRMVSA, from the coding sequence ATGGATAAGTTCTTTCAGCTCCTCCGCTCCTCCCCCATCAAACGCCGCAAGGGATGGGCCGGCGGCGTCTGCGCCGGAATCGCCGCAACCTTCGGCTGGGATGTATCCCTGGTCCGGATCGGCGTGCTCCTCAGTTTCCTGCTCCCGTTCATCGGCCTGGGCACATATCTGGTGGCCTGGCTGCTGCTGCCGAAGGCTGACGGAACCATCCTCCTGCAGCGCATGGTGAGCGCCTAG